A genomic window from Ananas comosus cultivar F153 linkage group 22, ASM154086v1, whole genome shotgun sequence includes:
- the LOC109727555 gene encoding uncharacterized protein LOC109727555, whose amino-acid sequence MADIDSIMKQTLSILLFIMSKKAQDPGWEHAYPPIEKDRTQVKCKYCQNEYNGGMSRFKRHLAGIRGDVAPCAQVPEKVKEEMSKLIGVKRQMKEHKEEALKQLRREVNITDMENYSDYETGEVLSKRSCVGSSKSTQKGLIDRFCIPTPEEALRRGKNVQPTINEKLKEKERERTIQYIARWFYEVGIPFNAASLESFSLMLEAIGQYGRGLKAPTPYELRVPLLKKEVEETKAFLKTHRDCWEAHGCSIMTDAWTDKRGWNFMNLVVNCELGSSFLRSIDSSLEVHVGPFIFKLVSSCIDEIGEENVVQVISNNASANMAAANLLRAERPNIFWTPCAAYCIDLMLEDIGKFRQIKNTITKARMVTVFLYGHMITLSMMRKFAQKKDLVRTGVTRFATAFLSLQSIMLKRNELRTMFTSKDWDECKWSKMEVGKRIQQIVLSNKFWNGVSLTLKAFEPLVYVLQRVDGDKVPSIAYVYGDLENAKKEIALHMDNDRKK is encoded by the coding sequence atggCTGACATTGACTCTATTATGAAGCAGACACTTTCTATTTTGCTCTTTATCATGTCAAAAAAAGCACAAGATCCAGGTTGGGAACATGCCTATCCTCCAATTGAGAAGGATCGAACTCAAGTGAAGTGCAAGTATTGTCAAAATGAGTACAATGGTGGGATGAGTAGGTTTAAGAGGCACTTGGCCGGAATTAGAGGGGATGTTGCTCCTTGTGCGCAAGTTccagaaaaagtaaaagaagaaATGTCTAAACTTATTGGAGTGAAGAGACAAATGAAGGAGCACAAGGAAGAAGCTCTTAAGCAATTAAGACGTGAGGTTAATATCACTGACATGGAAAACTATTCAGATTATGAAACAGGAGAAGTACTTTCTAAAAGAAGTTGTGTTGGGTCGAGCAAGAGTACACAGAAAGGACTCATTGATAGGTTTTGCATCCCCACTCCTGAAGAAGCTTTGCGAAGGGGCAAGAATGTTCAACCCACTATAAATGAGAaattgaaagagaaagaaagagaaagaacaatTCAATACATTGCTCGGTGGTTTTATGAAGTTGGAATTCCTTTCAATGCAGCCAGTCTTGAAAGTTTCAGTTTGATGCTAGAAGCAATTGGACAATATGGTCGGGGATTGAAAGCTCCTACACCATATGAGCTTAGAGTACCTTTATTGAAGAAAGAAGTAGAAGAGACAAAAGCATTCTTGAAAACTCATAGGGATTGTTGGGAAGCACATGGATGCTCAATCATGACGGACGCTTGGACCGATAAAAGAGGTTGGAATTTTATGAACTTGGTGGTAAATTGTGAGTTGGGAAGTTCTTTTCTTAGATCAATTGATTCTTCTTTGGAGGTTCATGTTGGTCCTTTTATATTTAAGTTGGTTAGTTCTTGTATTGATGAGATTGGAGAGGAAAATGTGGTTCAAGTCATCTCCAATAATGCATCAGCAAACATGGCGGCCGCAAACTTATTAAGAGCCGAACGTCCTAATATCTTTTGGACTCCATGTGCTGCTTATTGCATTGATCTAATGCTCGAAGATATTGGAAAGtttagacaaataaaaaatacgaTTACTAAGGCAAGAATGGTGACAGTTTTCTTGTATGGGCATATGATCACGCTCAGCATGATGAGGAAGTTCGCCCAAAAAAAGGATTTGGTAAGGACTGGAGTTACTCGTTTTGCTACTGCTTTTCTAAGCTTGCAAAGCATTATGTTGAAGAGGAATGAGCTACGGACGATGTTCACCTCCAAGGATTGGGATGAATGTAAATGGTCCAAAATGGAAGTAGGGAAGAGAATCCAACAAATTGTTTTGAGCAATAAGTTCTGGAATGGTGTGTCACTTACATTAAAAGCATTTGAGCCTTTGGTATATGTTCTTCAACGAGTTGATGGTGATAAGGTGCCATCCATAGCCTATGTGTATGGTGACCTGGAAAATGCTAAAAAGGAAATTGCTCTACACATGGACAATGATAGGAAAAAATAG